The Peromyscus leucopus breed LL Stock chromosome 10, UCI_PerLeu_2.1, whole genome shotgun sequence genome segment ATTCCTGACACATACGCCTTTCCCCCTCTTGCCGAGTATCACAAGCTTCTCTCTGTTGGAACTCAGCTTTGAAAGACACCTTGGGAATGAGTCGGGAGGTACAAAGCAGCCAAGAACAAATAGTTGAGATTTTTAGCTTCTAGCTCGGAGAGAGATCATATCCCGTTCACCTATATAAACCCCATAGCACTGTgcaaaatatttgttgagtaagCTAATCCAGTTGTGGCAGTATGGTAAACCCACCGGCTCCCCAAAGAAGCTGTTTACTAGATTATTTACATAGATGTCTATTTTGTaaacttaaattttcattttcctaccccaccccccatcatgttttctgatttgattttccaGTTTCACCCTTTAGGTAGGGGATGAAAAGGCTACGTAATTGGAAAAGCTCACAGAATTGGTTAATCTGtctttttggttttaaaaatgatagGAGCTAGGGGCACTTGAATAATACACGGGGGGTCCAAGATTCTATCcccagagaaagggagaggtggAAAAGAGAAACTGATTTCAGCAACATAAAGTTaaaccacaaagaaacaaaaagatctgACAATCATCGAGCCCACTGTGTAAAAACATTAGCAATAATCAGAACGGTACAATATCATAAATTATAATGATCTGCTGGTCTTTTAATGCAAGAAAATAAccagaagaaacacaaaaacactttaaaaaatacgGCATCATTGCCACTACAcatgaaaatatttccattaaaaaagtAATCTCTgattgaactttgaacttttcaGCCCTCTTTGGATTTACATTCGGTGACCTGCACATTCTGCTGGGATGTGCAGAGTCGTCACTCTGTGATTTCGGCCAGGGATCGGCACTGATCCGCCTTCCTGAGAACTGAACGGGACACTTCCTGTTAGACATTCAGTACTTCAAGGCTAATATTTAATCTTAATTGGCAAGAAGTTTAGTGCAAATGACGTCATACTTAGCAGCCTGACACAGTTCTGATGGTGTTaacccttccttcccacttccccGGAAAGAccccagctttctcttttctcGAGTGTCAGCTTTGACCTTGGAAGCTATTGGAAGCTGTCAGAGATGATTCTGTTTGCTACACAGGGAGTTTCCCTTCAGGGTGAAGAGTTTCAGTCATCGCACAAATGAAGAACCAAACTGCTTTCATACTTGGGCAGCTCACTTCGGGGTGgtacaaaaaacaaacatacaacacCAGCAAACAGGCTGGGCCTGAACGGAGTCATTTCTCTGGAGAGtggagtcaaggtcatccttgatcTCTCctatctgcttctctgatcactGGCAAAGATACCCAGAGAAGAGAGTCATCAGTTTACACCAAGCAACCACAGATGCTGTTCACGGGAAGGCTCGGACACAGGGCTGAGGAAATCTCTTCAATCAAATTCAACACTCTCCAGtaacaattttatttcattggttgGAATGCCAAAAGgcacataaagaaaatgaagggaagCCATCTGACTTCAAACCTGGTGCTTTCCACTCAGCCAAGATTGATTTTGGAGATGAATAGAAGCCAGAGAGCTTCCAACCAGGGAAGCGTGTGAGCTCTGTCAGTTCCACGAACTGCCTCTCTCTGGCGCATCTGTTCCCATTCTAGTAAGGCCTGGCGCGGCCGCAGAAAAACACTGTGCCTTCCTGTGCTCAGACCCTTGGCTGGCTCAGGAGAGGGGGACCCTCCCCGGGCTGGagtgcctggctctgctcttgTCTACATTTCACAGACCAAACATATGAGCCTTCAAGAAGTTGAGATGACCCTTGAGGACACCATTTCGCTGGTCCTTTCTCTTCACCAACTCCTAGAAGTTTCTGTTTCCGCTGGGTTCTCTCACCTACTTAGCagcggggttgggggtggggagacactgCCTTCCGGAGAGAGGAGCCCACCTCAGTCACTgtactcttctttctccttcgGGGTGTGGAATTTCTCATATTGGCTGGCCAGTTTCCATTTGTTGTGCTGAGTTTTGAGCAAAGCAGCCAAGGAAGACTTCCGGGTGACATTTCTAGACATTTCCCGGCTCTTGACCTTCCTGACTGGGGAGGAGCTTTGTACTAAAGGATATACAGGGAAGATGGGTTTGCCCCGGGGTGCACCCAGGAGCTGCCATGTTTCCCCAGTGGCATTACTGCTCAGATACTGCCACGGCTTCTTGCCACTGTGGTCCCGGACATTCACCCGAGAAGCCAACCTTTGCACTAGCAATTTGATGACTCCCTGGTGGCCGTGGATAGCTGCGAGGTGCAGCGGTGTATACCCACAGCTGGACCTCACGTTGACGTCCAGTGCGAGCCCTGCCTTCTGGGCTCCAGAGATCAAGTCCTGAAGGGCACGCAGGTCACCATGCTTTGCTAGCCAGTGCAAGGCTGTGTACCCGGTCAGGAAGTCTCTGTGCAAAGCCAGCTGGGGATCTTCCCAGAACAAAGTCTGCACGTCAAGCCAGGAACCACTGGAAAGCTTCACGATCCATTCATGCTCTCTGGCATCTAGGGGGACAAGGGGTGACCTGTGCTCAGAAAGCCTCTGGGTTACCAAGGCAGCAGATCCATCCCTGTTGGGGGCCCATGAGGTGTGTGGCTGACCTGCCACAACATTAGCGTCTGCCAAAACAATATCCACCCTTGGGCTGGGCAGGGCTCCTGCCTTGGAAGGTTTCCTGGACCGAGGTGGGCGCCGGCTCCTTTTCAACAAGTCTTCATCAAGATGCTCCTCatcagaggaggagggggatTTGGTTCCCGCAGTACGGGCGCTCCTCCGGAGAGACCTCCGGAACTTGGGGGCTGGCCAGGGCGAAGCCTCCTGGGGGTGGTCTCCAAGGCTTTTAGCTACCGTTGAGACCTTCCTAGAACTGGGCACATTCCCTTTATTCCTGAGGCTCCGCCGGATCCGACTGGGGCTGCTGTCATTTGAAGACACAGACAGGCCCTCCATAGGATCCCTGGGCTCTCCCCAAGAGGAAGTTCCCAGGACAGGTTGCAGCCCCTCTTCCGGGGTCCCGGGAGACTCTTTGGGTCCACTGCTGCTCTCCTCGCTGCCGTGGCTCTCTTGATCCACAAAGTCATCCAGATCCTGGAGGGACAGCTGACAGCGAATGCTTCGAAAGACAGTGGGGGGGAGGTTCCCGGGCCAGGATTCTGAGGACTCATCAGGAACCACAGGCAGGAGAGAATGAAGAGACGCCGCGGGCTCTGGCAGCCCAGAGTTTGTCTCCGAGACCCCAAAGGCGGTTTCCAAGGGTAGCTGGAGGAAGTCGTCTGGCACCACCGACCAGGCGCGAGTGGGGGCCTCAGGCATCTGCGGGCATCTGCTTACCCACTCTCgagtgcgctgctgctgctgctgctgctgctgctgctgctgctgctgctgggtagGATGGGTCTGGGAGCCGGCGGTAAACAGCTCCAGCGGCTCACTGGAGGGAGCCGGGAGGGGCAGGTGAGCGGGCAGGGACGTCGGGCTCCCGGCAGCCTCGATGGCTGCCGGAGGCCAGCCAGGCGTTGCACACACCGGCGCTGGCTCAGCCGGCGCTCCTTCCCGCAGCCACCCGGGAGCTCCGAGGTCATCCGGGGCGGGCGCGGCGACGAGCTCTGGCTCCTCACTGGCGGCCGCAGGGTCCTCGAGATCTCCGGGCAGATGCTGTCCGGTGGGGTCCCCCCAGCCATTCTGTTGGCATTCCCAGCAGCAGCGGCCCCGCGTCTCCGCAGCCGCACACCTGCCTCTGGTCTGAGCAGCCTCGGGCCCCGGTGTCCCCCGGCTCGGGCTGTCCCTGGGGCCGTGCTCGGCCCCGGCGGCCGCCTCCCGCGCGCTGCTGCCG includes the following:
- the Sowahb gene encoding ankyrin repeat domain-containing protein SOWAHB; the encoded protein is MAGELSQEALLDFLCQAGGRVRNAELLSHFKGFLRDPRVPPGQLQQRRELFKGFVNSVAAVRQDPDGTKYVVLKRRYRDLLGEEGLQRPTPAEGQQPDRHRPRDREAQKPPPAGAAPRVDSGGDELTGSSAREAAAGAEHGPRDSPSRGTPGPEAAQTRGRCAAAETRGRCCWECQQNGWGDPTGQHLPGDLEDPAAASEEPELVAAPAPDDLGAPGWLREGAPAEPAPVCATPGWPPAAIEAAGSPTSLPAHLPLPAPSSEPLELFTAGSQTHPTQQQQQQQQQQQQQQRTREWVSRCPQMPEAPTRAWSVVPDDFLQLPLETAFGVSETNSGLPEPAASLHSLLPVVPDESSESWPGNLPPTVFRSIRCQLSLQDLDDFVDQESHGSEESSSGPKESPGTPEEGLQPVLGTSSWGEPRDPMEGLSVSSNDSSPSRIRRSLRNKGNVPSSRKVSTVAKSLGDHPQEASPWPAPKFRRSLRRSARTAGTKSPSSSDEEHLDEDLLKRSRRPPRSRKPSKAGALPSPRVDIVLADANVVAGQPHTSWAPNRDGSAALVTQRLSEHRSPLVPLDAREHEWIVKLSSGSWLDVQTLFWEDPQLALHRDFLTGYTALHWLAKHGDLRALQDLISGAQKAGLALDVNVRSSCGYTPLHLAAIHGHQGVIKLLVQRLASRVNVRDHSGKKPWQYLSSNATGETWQLLGAPRGKPIFPVYPLVQSSSPVRKVKSREMSRNVTRKSSLAALLKTQHNKWKLASQYEKFHTPKEKEEYSD